The genomic stretch CGATCGCTTGCCGAGAATGCGATGTATCGGTTCAAGACCCTCACCGGCAACTGTTTCTGGGCGCGTCACATCGACTCGCAGGTGACCGAGGTCTCCATTCGCGTCGGCATCAACCGTATGGCGGACCTCGCTCGTCCGCAATCCGTTCGTATCGCCTGAAATTATGCCCATCGATACCATTGCGTCCTCACATTCGATTTATGCAATAACACCGTGAAGAGAGCGCGCTTTTGCGTCTAACCGACCTCTTCACTCGATTATTGATCCGCGTCAGCCCGGAAAGGCTGCGCCGCGCTACATCGTCACGGAACCGGTCTTGCGGGCTGAAATCTTCTTAGCGGTAGCTATTTTTTTGGCGGTCGGCATCTTCTTCTGGTCGGTCGTCTTCTTGGCCGGCACGGCGGCTTCAGCCGCATCCAAACCAGCGTAGTCTTTGTTGATGGTCGTGGCGGTGTGCTTCGCCGCAGTCTTCTTGGCAGCGGTGCCCGGCTTCGACTCCTTCTTCTCAAACTCAAAGCCAATCTTTCCGTCAGTCTGCTTGACCAGGAAAGCCTTGAAGTTACGACCGGTGCGCGAGGACTTAAAGTTCGGCAGCAAGTCGGTGCGATTGTTCGACAGCAGCTTAGCCATCTGTTCGCGGGCGATCTCCTGCTGCAGGATCACCTTGCCCGAACGGAAGTCGCAAGTCTTCGGGTTGGCTACCGCGTTCTTGCAGACATAGCTCATGCCGTGCTCTAACACGCACCCGCCACACTTCGGGCAGATACCCACCGGCTCCTGCGCAGAGAAGTTGGGCACCGTGCCGTCCTCGCCACCCTGGTCCTGGCCAAAATCGAATTCGAGTTTATAATTTTTAGTTTTTTCGTCGAACCTCATCTTGAGGATCGCCGAAAACGGTCGGCCCATCTTGCTGCGGAAGCCAAACAGCGGGCCGATTTCCTTTTTTTCAGCAGTTCTTCGACCTCGTGGATCTCGAACTGGCGGCTGCCCAGGATCTTGGAGATCGAGAACTCACACTTAGTGCAGGCAAAGCGCTGGTAGTTCTCCTTCACCTGGCCACTACAGTTCAGGCATGGCGTCTTGAGCGTCGCATAGTCGCCAGGGATCGTGTCTAAATCGTATTCCTTAGCGCGCTTAACGATGGCCTGAGTCATCCGCGCGATTTCCTGCATGAAGGTATCGCGAAGTAGGTTACCGCGTTCCATCTGCGAGAGCTTGTACTCCCATTCTCCGGTCAGCTCGGGCGCGGTCAGCTCCTTAACACCGAGGCCGCGCAGTAAGGTGGTGAGCTGGAATGCCTTGGCGGTCGGGATCAGCTCACGGCCTTCTCGGATCAGATAATTCTCGCCGAGCAGGCCTTCGATGATAGCTGCGCGCGTGGCCGGCGTACCGAGCCCCTTGGTGGCCATCGCCTCGCGTAGCTCATCGTCTTCGACCAGCTTGCCGGCACCTTCCATCGCCGAGAGAAGAGTAGCTTCCGAGTAGCGTGCGGGCGGCTTGGTCACCAGTTGGTGTGCAGCGATCTTGTCAGTTTTGACCTGCTCGTCTTTCTGCACCGGCACCAGGTTGGCATCTGTGCCCTCGGCATCACGGCCATAGACCTGTAGCCAGCCCGGCTCGACCAATACCTTACCCTCGGTCTTGAAGTGATGGCCGGCCACCTCGGTGATGCGGGTGGTGACTTTATACTCAGCCGCCGGGAAGAGCACCGCCAGGAAGCGCTTAACCACCAAGGCGTAGAGCTTCTGCTCCGGCTCGGACAGCACCTTGGGCGCCTGTAGAGTCGGGATGATGGCGAAGTGGTCACTGATTTTGGTGTTGTCGAAGATCCGTTTGTTCGGCTTGATCCAGCCCTTGTCAAGCACCTGTTGGGCGTGCGGAAAATAGCTCTTGCTCTCCTTGAGCATCTCTATAGTTTGCTTGACGGTACTGAGGTAGTCCTCGGGCAACGCGCGCGCGTCGGTACGGGGGTAGGTCAGTACCTTGTGTTTCTCATACAGAGCCTGGGCCAGGCCCAGCGTGTTCTTGGCAGAAAAGCCGAAACGGCTGTTCGCCTCACGCTGCAGGCTGGTCAGGTCATAGAGCAGCGGCGAGAGCTGGGTTGAGGACTTAGCGTCCTCGCTGACCACTCCGATCTGGCCTCGACAGACCGCCACGATGGTCTCGGTCTCCGGCAGCGCCCACAGGCGCGAATCGCGCTTCTCCGGATCGTGCTCGTCGCGCTTACATTTCAGGTCGAACCAGCGGCCTTCATAGAAGCCGCCGGCGCAGACGAACTCGGCGCGCACTTCCCAATAGTTGCGCGGCAAGAAGCGTCGGATATTCTCTTCACGCTCGACCACGATTGACAGCGTCGGCGTTTGCACGCGACCGACAGTGGTCAGGAAGAAGCCTCCGCTTGTGCTGTTGAAGGCGGTCATCGCGCGTGTGCCGTTGATGCCGACCAGCCAGTCGGCTTCCGAACGGCAGCGGGCGGCGTCGGCCAGCGGCTGCATGTCGGCGTCGCTACGTAGCTTGGCGAAACCGTCGCGGATCGCGGCCGGCGTCATCGACTGGAGCCAGAGGCGCTGGACCGGCTGCTTCGCCTTTGCATGCTGCGCGATCAGGCGGAAAATTAGTTCGCCTTCGCGCCCCGCGTCACATGCGTTGATGAGGCGGTCGATATCCTTGCGCTTGATCAGCTTGGTCAGCACCTTGAGCCGAGATTCGTTTTTTGCGATCGGATTGAGGTCGAAATGCGGGGGGATGACCGGAAGATGTGTGAAACTCCATTTTCCGCGCTTTACCTCGTATTCCTTGGGCGCGGCGATTTCAAGGAGGTGGCCGACCGCGGACGACAGAACAAAGTCTGCGCTTTCGAAGTATTCGTCATGCTTAGTAAAGCCCCCCAGGGCGCGCGCGATATCGTTCGCAACAGCAGGCTTTTCCGCAATGATCAGTGCTTTAGACATGACTTAAGTGGGTTGGATAGACCGGATGGCCGTCTGACGGCTTTTTTACGTCGGCTTTAGGCGTTGTTGCATAAATCGAAATGGAACGGATTGCGGACCTCGCTCGTCCACAATCCGTTCATATCGCCTGAAATTATTGATCCGAAATTCGTGATCAATATGCCCGTCGATGCCATTGCGTCCTCGCGCTTGATTTATGCAACAACGCCTCGGCTTTATAGCATACGGTTCTGGGTCGTCACCCGGCTCGTGTAAAAAGTGGACCATCATAAGTGGGATGCCAAAGCGCCTGAAAGCTTGCCGAAGCGCCGTGTGGCAGGGCCTCGGCGGGGTGCGAACGATCAGGGGAAGGGTAGGTGCTACGACTTTGGAATCAGACGGTGACGTCGAGCCGGTTGCGTAGTTTCGGCGCATGGGTCACCACGGGAATTGCGCTCAGATCGCTCAGCATCCGCTCGACAATACCCGCGTGCGGCAGCACCGTGCCGAAAAAGCGCACGGCATGGGCATCTTCGATCAGGATAGTCGGGAAGTTCTCGACGTCGAAGTCGTCGAGGCGGGCGGCATGGGTCTCGATGTCGATCCAGACGAAGCAGGCTGTTGGATGGGCGGCGGCGAGCCGCTCAAAGGTGTCGTCATAGTTGCGGCAGGTGCCGCACCATTCAGCGCACAGGCAGGCGATGAGCAGTGCGTCTGGGTCACGGAGGAGCTCGGCGATCCGATCGGCGTCGGTGTCGAGATTCAGCGCGGGCATCACGATTCCTTTCGGGATAGCGGCTGCGCGGTTCGTTTTACATCGTAGGGAGGCGTTGTTGCATAAATCGAGCGTGAGGACGCAATGGCATCTACGGGCATAATTTCAGGCGATACGAACGGATTGCGGACGAGCGAGGTCCCGCCATACGGTTGATGACGCCGATGCGAACGGCGACCTCGGTCGCCTGCGAGGCGATGTGACGCCGCCCAGAGAAAGTTTCCGGTGAGGATCTTGAACCGATACATCGCATTCTCGGCAAGCGATCGCCGGTGGTAGCCACTGTGTTGCTTCTATTCTCGACGACCGTCACGGGCAATTGCATCAACCGCGTTATTACGCTACGCCGCACCGGGCATATCCGCTGGCCAATGAGCGGCACCCTCGTGTGGCGGAATCGAAGGAATAGCACTGCGTGCAGCAATGGCCGCATGGCATGGCTTGGTGTCGTAGGCACCGTCACCGCCGATGACATCGATTTGTTCTTCGCGTGGAATCTGGTCGAGCAACTTGGCCAGAGCGTCACCGTCAGCCACATTCTGATTCGTCATTAGCGCGGCATGCACTTGACCTGTATTCGCGTTGAGCGCGAGATGGACTTTACGCCACGTGCGCCGCTTCGAGTAGCCGTGCTGGCGCACCCTTCCATTCACCTTCTCCATAGACCTTCAGACCGGTGCTGTCGACAACCAGATGGATCGGTTCATTGTCACGAAGGATCGGCAGTTCGACATCAAGCGTTTTTGCCCGGCGACAGAGCGTGGTGTAATTCGGCACCGGCAAGCTCGGGAAGGCCAAATCGCGCAGACTTTGGGTGAAACCTTGCAGGGCGCGCAAGGTCAGTCGATAGACGGTCTTCACGCCAAGTAATGCCTGAATCAGCGTATCGCCGTATAGACACGGGCGACCACGTGTGGGTATGGCATCGGGTATTCTGGCAAGGACGGCTTCATTTATCCATATTGTTACGTGCCCCCGGTTGATCAGGCCTTCATTATAGGCCGCCCAATTCCTGACACGGTAGCGTGTCTTCGGCTTACCTGTCTTGTGTATGTCCTTGCGCATTTTCTTGGCAAAAATTAGGCAGTTACTCTGGAATCTGATTTGATAGGGGGCTGGCCCCGCGACCGTTGCGCGTAAACGTCAACGGATCTCGCTCAATTTATGCAACAA from Burkholderia sp. encodes the following:
- a CDS encoding thioredoxin family protein — protein: MPALNLDTDADRIAELLRDPDALLIACLCAEWCGTCRNYDDTFERLAAAHPTACFVWIDIETHAARLDDFDVENFPTILIEDAHAVRFFGTVLPHAGIVERMLSDLSAIPVVTHAPKLRNRLDVTV